Proteins from a single region of Mailhella massiliensis:
- a CDS encoding lipoate--protein ligase yields MYALRIDSTEAAFNLALEETLFDTLSPENPGIFLIWRNAPSVIVGCHQNTAEEVDAAYCREHGIAVVRRPTGGGAVYHDLGNVNFSFLTWVEKNRLAGFEEFMRPMVQALRDLGVDASYTSRNDITVDGRKVAGTAQRRKGQKMLHHGCLMVDVDTSVLAGALAADPEKFQSKGVASHRARVANLKEFLPAGLSREECMNMVVNAMAARCAQEERSLAPGLAAKAEALADARYRSWDWNWGHSPRFTEKRRRRFSWGRLECLLEVNEGRITGCRLFGDFFAAGDITELEKLFIGLRSDAPSLRAALENVPVETWFSGAEHDELVNFLCGE; encoded by the coding sequence ATGTACGCCCTGCGCATCGACAGTACCGAAGCCGCCTTCAACCTCGCTCTTGAGGAAACGCTCTTCGACACCCTTTCACCGGAAAATCCCGGCATATTCCTCATCTGGCGCAACGCGCCATCCGTCATCGTGGGCTGCCATCAGAATACGGCCGAAGAGGTGGACGCCGCCTACTGCCGCGAACACGGCATTGCCGTGGTGCGCCGCCCCACCGGCGGGGGCGCGGTGTATCACGATCTCGGCAACGTCAACTTCTCCTTCCTCACCTGGGTGGAGAAAAACCGTCTGGCCGGTTTCGAAGAATTCATGCGCCCCATGGTGCAGGCGCTGCGCGACCTCGGGGTGGACGCCTCCTATACGAGCCGCAACGACATCACCGTGGACGGGCGCAAGGTGGCGGGCACGGCGCAGCGGCGCAAAGGGCAGAAAATGCTGCACCACGGCTGCCTCATGGTGGATGTGGATACGTCCGTTCTGGCCGGGGCGCTTGCTGCGGACCCGGAAAAATTCCAGTCCAAGGGCGTGGCCTCACACCGCGCCCGGGTGGCCAATCTGAAGGAATTTCTGCCCGCAGGACTTTCCCGCGAGGAGTGCATGAACATGGTCGTAAACGCCATGGCCGCCCGCTGCGCGCAGGAGGAACGCTCCCTCGCTCCCGGGCTTGCCGCAAAGGCCGAAGCTCTTGCCGACGCGCGCTACCGCAGCTGGGACTGGAACTGGGGGCACTCTCCCCGCTTTACGGAAAAACGCCGTCGCCGCTTTTCCTGGGGCAGACTGGAATGCCTCCTCGAAGTAAACGAAGGACGCATTACCGGCTGCCGTCTCTTCGGCGATTTCTTTGCCGCGGGCGACATCACGGAACTGGAAAAGCTCTTCATCGGTCTCCGCTCCGACGCGCCTTCCCTGCGCGCCGCGCTGGAGAACGTCCCCGTGGAAACATGGTTTTCCGGCGCGGAACACGATGAACTTGTGAACTTCCTCTGCGGGGAATGA
- the ligA gene encoding NAD-dependent DNA ligase LigA: MDQFSLFDSPEKTERDRAGARASWLRRELERHNRLYHQLDAPEITDEAYDALYRELVELEEKFPDLRTLDSPTRRVGGAVLPYLETRPHRERMYGLDNVFSAEEWEGFVQKASRALPEAGPDVMASWWADPKLDGLACELTYENGVMVQALTRGDGEVGEVVTEAMRTVRNLPLRLAGAGPFPRRIEIRGEVLMFRREFEELNSRQEALGQKTFANPRNAAAGSLRQLDTNVTAQRKLRFLAYSLGEVDAPGMKNWETHAELMASLSRWGFDTPPEGRLCRSAEEAREYYEHLENVRDSLPFEIDGVVYKLNNREAQAALGFTARAPRFAVAWKFTSRKAETRLKKISIQVGRTGVLTPVAELEPVSLGGVMVSRATLHNEDEIRRLDLRENDMVIIQRAGDVIPDVLGPVLEKRPEGLAPFEFPHVCPVCSSPARRLEGEAAWRCLNLACPAVIMRSIVHFVSKAGLDVDGVGAKWVEALIASGRVKSPADLFTVTREELMGYERMGEVSAGNFVAALEKARTGASLMRFIAALGIRQVGEQTARTLAEHFSDMDELEKASVEELMHLPDIGPEVAGSIRAFFETESNRELLERFRSMGLWPKGGVKSSARGGALAGKKVLFTGTLSRPRDEYRRQAEGAGANVASSVSKTLDYLVVGENPGSKLEKARALGITVLDEDGFMALLHAPQGEEGKE, encoded by the coding sequence ATGGATCAGTTTTCGTTATTCGATTCCCCGGAAAAGACGGAGCGCGACCGCGCGGGAGCCCGTGCTTCATGGCTCCGCCGTGAACTGGAGCGCCACAACAGGCTGTATCATCAGCTGGATGCGCCGGAGATCACCGACGAGGCCTACGACGCCCTGTACCGTGAACTGGTGGAACTGGAAGAGAAATTTCCCGACCTGCGCACGCTGGATTCGCCTACACGCCGGGTAGGCGGCGCCGTTCTGCCCTATCTGGAGACGCGCCCGCACCGCGAACGCATGTACGGACTGGACAACGTGTTTTCCGCGGAGGAGTGGGAGGGGTTCGTACAGAAGGCTTCCCGGGCGCTTCCTGAGGCTGGACCCGATGTCATGGCCTCATGGTGGGCCGATCCCAAGCTGGACGGACTGGCCTGTGAACTGACCTATGAGAACGGTGTGATGGTGCAGGCGCTCACGCGGGGCGACGGTGAAGTGGGGGAAGTGGTGACCGAGGCCATGCGCACGGTACGCAATCTTCCTCTCCGTCTTGCAGGAGCGGGGCCTTTCCCCAGGCGCATTGAAATACGCGGTGAAGTGCTCATGTTCCGCAGAGAATTCGAGGAGCTGAACAGCCGGCAGGAAGCGCTGGGGCAGAAGACGTTCGCCAATCCCCGCAATGCGGCGGCAGGTTCCCTCCGTCAGCTCGATACCAATGTGACCGCGCAGCGTAAACTGCGTTTTCTGGCCTACAGCCTCGGCGAGGTGGACGCTCCGGGCATGAAGAACTGGGAGACCCATGCGGAGCTTATGGCGTCCCTTTCCCGCTGGGGGTTCGACACGCCGCCGGAAGGCAGGCTCTGCCGCAGCGCGGAGGAAGCCCGGGAATATTACGAGCACCTGGAAAACGTGCGCGATTCCCTGCCGTTCGAGATAGACGGCGTGGTCTACAAGCTGAACAACCGCGAGGCTCAGGCGGCCCTGGGCTTTACGGCCCGCGCGCCTCGCTTTGCCGTGGCCTGGAAGTTCACCTCACGCAAGGCGGAAACGCGGCTGAAGAAAATTTCCATACAGGTGGGACGCACGGGCGTGCTTACTCCCGTGGCGGAGCTTGAACCCGTGAGTCTCGGCGGGGTGATGGTGAGCCGCGCCACCCTGCATAACGAGGACGAGATACGCAGACTTGATCTGCGGGAAAACGACATGGTCATCATACAGCGCGCCGGTGACGTGATTCCCGACGTGCTCGGACCCGTTCTGGAGAAAAGGCCGGAAGGACTCGCTCCGTTCGAGTTCCCCCATGTGTGCCCCGTATGTTCTTCTCCTGCCCGAAGGCTGGAGGGGGAGGCCGCCTGGCGCTGTCTGAATCTGGCGTGCCCGGCGGTGATCATGCGGAGCATCGTTCATTTCGTGTCCAAGGCGGGGCTTGACGTGGACGGCGTGGGTGCGAAGTGGGTGGAGGCGCTCATTGCCTCGGGCAGGGTGAAAAGCCCGGCGGACCTCTTTACCGTGACCCGCGAGGAACTCATGGGCTATGAGCGGATGGGCGAAGTTTCCGCCGGAAATTTCGTGGCTGCGCTGGAAAAGGCCAGAACCGGGGCTTCTCTCATGCGCTTTATCGCCGCGCTGGGCATACGGCAGGTGGGAGAACAGACGGCCCGCACCCTGGCGGAACATTTTTCCGATATGGATGAGCTGGAAAAGGCGAGTGTGGAAGAGCTCATGCATCTGCCCGACATCGGCCCCGAAGTGGCGGGCAGCATACGCGCCTTTTTTGAGACGGAATCCAACCGGGAACTTCTGGAACGTTTCCGCTCCATGGGGCTGTGGCCGAAGGGCGGGGTGAAAAGTTCCGCCCGAGGCGGAGCCCTTGCCGGGAAGAAGGTGCTCTTTACCGGTACGCTTTCCCGCCCGCGCGATGAATACCGCAGGCAGGCCGAAGGCGCCGGCGCGAATGTTGCCTCCTCGGTTTCCAAGACGCTGGATTATCTTGTGGTGGGGGAGAACCCCGGCTCCAAGCTTGAGAAGGCCCGCGCCCTGGGGATCACCGTTCTGGATGAGGACGGCTTCATGGCGCTTCTCCATGCGCCGCAAGGAGAAGAAGGAAAAGAATAG
- a CDS encoding TOBE domain-containing protein, which translates to MKTSSRNAYPGKITAIIPGNLSDEVEISLESGEKIYSQVSHACTESLSLAEGKEAVALIKATEIMLVADDSDYAFSCRNQFTGKVVKLVRGFVNGEVLIQTPSGLEINATVTLDGVNRLRLERGCTVGAMFKSSNVLVASKK; encoded by the coding sequence ATGAAGACCAGCTCTCGCAATGCCTATCCCGGCAAAATTACTGCGATTATTCCCGGAAACCTCAGTGATGAAGTGGAAATTTCGCTGGAATCCGGCGAGAAGATTTACAGCCAGGTTTCTCATGCCTGCACCGAGAGCCTTTCCCTTGCGGAAGGCAAGGAAGCCGTCGCCTTGATCAAGGCTACCGAGATCATGCTTGTTGCGGACGACAGCGATTATGCTTTTTCCTGCCGCAATCAGTTCACCGGCAAGGTCGTCAAGCTGGTGCGCGGCTTCGTGAACGGCGAAGTTCTCATTCAGACCCCCAGCGGTCTGGAAATCAACGCTACCGTGACGCTGGACGGCGTGAACCGTCTCCGTCTGGAACGCGGCTGCACCGTGGGCGCCATGTTCAAGTCTTCCAACGTGCTGGTGGCTTCCAAGAAGTAG
- a CDS encoding Hsp20/alpha crystallin family protein, producing MFPAMFGERMLDDFFNEHMMPAFGRNAQTGMRNAEYLMKTDVRQTEQTYELDIELPGFKKEEVGIELDKGCLTIRAAKVQQDEAEGTCGRYLRRERFSGACSRSFYVGEVLEPEDVSARFEDGILKITFPRVPEKKQPEKKTVAIA from the coding sequence ATGTTCCCTGCCATGTTTGGTGAAAGAATGCTGGACGACTTCTTTAATGAACATATGATGCCCGCCTTCGGCAGAAATGCTCAGACGGGAATGAGAAACGCGGAATATCTGATGAAGACGGATGTCCGTCAGACGGAACAGACCTATGAGCTCGACATCGAACTGCCCGGCTTCAAAAAAGAGGAAGTAGGCATAGAGCTGGACAAAGGCTGCCTCACCATCCGTGCCGCCAAGGTTCAGCAGGACGAAGCGGAAGGCACCTGCGGCCGTTACCTGCGGCGCGAACGCTTCAGCGGCGCGTGCAGCCGCAGCTTCTATGTGGGAGAGGTGCTGGAGCCGGAAGATGTTTCCGCCCGCTTTGAAGACGGTATTCTGAAAATTACCTTCCCCAGAGTCCCGGAAAAGAAGCAACCTGAAAAAAAGACCGTCGCCATCGCCTGA
- a CDS encoding DUF368 domain-containing protein, which translates to MREKLHYLLCGLAMGAADVVPGVSGGTIAFITGIYDKLLNGIKAFNATFFRLFFSGKWKDALALIPWGFLLPLLAGIVTSIFSLARLTLYLLHTWPEALWAFFFGLIISSIILMTRGLRMPAANVVLLVLGAVFAWFITGAEAMSAAHTLPHIFVAGFIALCAMILPGISGSFMLVIMGQYAYILSAVVHLDLPVLFTFIAGGLCGLMSFSRVLSACFRRYPSQTSAALIGVMAGSLRTVWPWHNGTWPALPPAMDGMVVVAALTCACGVALPLLVQRIANAAKQAHGGSANES; encoded by the coding sequence ATGAGGGAAAAGCTGCATTACCTTCTCTGCGGACTGGCCATGGGCGCGGCCGACGTGGTTCCCGGCGTGTCTGGCGGCACCATTGCCTTCATCACCGGTATCTACGACAAGCTGCTCAACGGCATAAAGGCCTTCAACGCCACCTTCTTCCGGCTTTTCTTCTCGGGGAAGTGGAAAGATGCCCTGGCGCTCATTCCCTGGGGCTTTCTGCTGCCGCTGCTTGCCGGCATCGTCACCTCCATCTTCAGTCTCGCAAGGCTCACGCTCTACCTGCTGCACACCTGGCCGGAAGCCTTGTGGGCCTTTTTCTTCGGGCTCATCATTTCTTCCATCATACTCATGACCAGAGGCCTGCGCATGCCCGCAGCAAACGTCGTGCTGCTCGTTCTGGGGGCCGTGTTCGCCTGGTTCATCACGGGCGCCGAGGCCATGAGCGCCGCCCATACCCTGCCCCATATCTTCGTTGCCGGATTCATCGCCCTGTGCGCCATGATACTGCCCGGCATCTCCGGTTCCTTCATGCTGGTCATCATGGGGCAGTACGCCTATATCCTTTCGGCCGTGGTGCACCTCGATCTTCCGGTGCTCTTCACCTTCATCGCCGGCGGCCTCTGCGGCCTCATGAGCTTCAGCCGCGTGCTTTCCGCCTGCTTCCGGCGCTATCCCTCCCAGACCAGCGCCGCGCTCATCGGCGTCATGGCCGGTTCCCTGCGCACCGTCTGGCCCTGGCACAACGGCACCTGGCCTGCGCTTCCCCCTGCCATGGACGGCATGGTAGTTGTTGCGGCTCTCACCTGCGCCTGCGGCGTGGCCCTGCCCCTGCTGGTGCAGCGCATTGCCAACGCCGCAAAACAGGCGCACGGCGGCTCTGCGAACGAATCCTGA